A genomic region of Pseudorca crassidens isolate mPseCra1 chromosome 10, mPseCra1.hap1, whole genome shotgun sequence contains the following coding sequences:
- the GCM1 gene encoding chorion-specific transcription factor GCMa, whose amino-acid sequence MELENVDSEDKETLSWDINDMKLPQNVKKTDWFQEWPDAYEKHIYSSEDRNAQRHMSSWAMRNTNNHNSRILKKSCLGVVVCSRDCLVAEGHKVYLRPAICDKARQKQQRKRCPNCDGPLKLVPCRGHGGFPVTNFWRHDGRFIFFQSKGEHDHPKPETKLEAEARRALKKAHSASSSVSSKMKQGPQIKPLPGETQSWESLTWSFQEGVQLPSSYSGHLIGNAPQPKALNDGSSFSESYGLGRTSDPRDPTPTLGPTQLYEKCNLSNSRVSSSQDLLQPPVSGVFSDYSDLQTWNKNVALGRNPSNENSCPSYPFPLTSWPYDFSPSQSSSEPFLQQIPMEPPAPKTSCHPFWPNQGGELYEEKVHVDFNSYHPSTTCHSPQEDPFLLTYTSQPHHQYSLPGKSSKWDFDEEMRYMGLDHCNNEMLLNLCPLR is encoded by the exons ATGGAACTTGAGAACGTTGATTCTGAGGACAAAGAGACGTTAAGCTGGGATATTAATGATATGAAACTGCCACAG AATGTGAAAAAGACGGACTGGTTCCAGGAATGGCCAGATGCCTACGAGAAGCACATCTACAGCTCGGAGGACAGGAATGCGCAGCGGCACATGAGCAGCTGGGCCATGCGCAACACCAACAATCACAACTCCCGCATCCTCAAGAAGTCCTGCCTGGGCGTGGTGGTCTGCAGCCGCGACTGCCTAGTCGCTGAGGGCCACAAGGTCTACCTGAGGCCTGCCATCTGCGACAAGGCCCGGCAGAAGCAGCAGA GGAAACGCTGTCCCAACTGCGATGGGCCCCTGAAGCTCGTTCCCTGCCGAGGCCACGGGGGCTTTCCTGTCACTAACTTCTGGAGGCACGACGGACGCTTCATATTTTTCCAG TCCAAGGGAGAGCATGACCATCCAAAGCCAGAAACCAAACTGGAAGCCGAGGCCAGAAGAGCACTGAAGAAAGCACACTCTGCGTCGTCCTCTGTCTCCTCGAAGATGAAGCAGGGCCCGCAGATAAAG ccTCTTCCAGGTGAAACACAAAGTTGGGAAAGTTTAACTTGGTCTTTCCAGGAAGGTGTCCAATTGCCTAGTAGTTACAGTGGACATTTAATAGGTAACGCTCCCCAGCCGAAGGCACTGAATGATGGCTCGTCCTTCTCTGAGAGTTATGGTTTGGGGAGAACCTCTGACCCCAGAGACCCCACTCCCACCTTGGGCCCCACTCAGCTCTACGAGAAATGCAATTTGTCCAATAGTCGGGTCTCCAGCAGCCAGGACCTGCTTCAGCCTCCTGTCTCTGGAGTCTTCTCTGATTACAGTGATCTGCAAACATGGAATAAGAATGTTGCTTTGGGGAGAAATCCTTCCAATGAAAACAGTTGTCCCAGTTACCCTTTTCCTCTGACCAGCTGGCCTTACGACTTCTCCCCTTCCCAGAGCTCTTCAGAACCCTTTCTCCAGCAGATTCCCATGGAACCACCAGCACCCAAAACTAGCTGTCACCCCTTCTGGCCAAATCAAGGGGGTGAACTTTATGAAGAGAAGGTGCATGTGGATTTTAACAGCTACCACCCTTCCACCACTTGCCATTCACCTCAGGAAGACCCCTTTCTCCTCACCTATACCTCTCAGCCCCATCATCAATATTCTCTGCCTGGCAAGAGCAGCAAATGGGATTTTGATGAAGAGATGAGGTACATGGGTTTGGATCACTGCAACAACGAAATGCTTCTAAACCTCTGTCCTTTAAGATGA